From Streptomyces sp. 6-11-2, one genomic window encodes:
- a CDS encoding DUF1996 domain-containing protein — MALILGGGGLMVANVYASATEDTSTVRSAGESDRDRSPAAGGATIDCPDVGAGMTAVPQEAKATVDEQLAVLDQQIASAYQQMQDAVQDGRLDVGAVENTVVAPLKEQRAATIGTIADAIERAGERPEGLDDLAACTLRTSGTQDGGGETGQEQADQEQSPQGDGQQEPQQDADGGGQAGNGPVAADYADITTVQSDARKPRGAADAARGSFASSCGVNEGGLFNSDNVIVAPGVTNGAHHFHDYIGNQANNAFASDQDLANGDTSCADKGDKSTYYWPVLRLQDGSRERDADAPGGGTEGNAGRIVTPKQVTLSFEGSPRGKVTEMPRFLRIITGDAKAFVNGPANANASWSCTGFEDRQLKDKYPLCPGGSDVVRTFRFQSCWDGRNADSANHRTHVAFAGADGNCPDGFRAIPQLVQRIVYGVDAPSLDDGGATTPLFAVDSFPEQLHKPGTDHGDFINVFDDDLMRRMVDCINSGRQCGPGADQGSKSGEQPEKPREPQEPEGRPTQTSGGRPGGGAGKGAGRTDDDGANGAGVGDAGGEKSAEPTGGAVEPKADTSDAAERSATGGASTSATGTGGGGEVGTPAYTPVPGGNGQAAGAQTEPQAVRGSLAETGARLWPAAAGAVLVTAGIVLLRRIRHGAV, encoded by the coding sequence ATGGCGCTCATCCTGGGCGGAGGCGGGCTGATGGTCGCCAACGTGTATGCCTCCGCCACCGAAGACACGTCGACGGTGCGGTCCGCCGGGGAATCGGACCGCGACCGGAGTCCGGCGGCGGGAGGCGCCACGATCGACTGCCCGGACGTCGGAGCCGGGATGACCGCGGTGCCGCAGGAGGCGAAGGCGACCGTCGACGAGCAACTCGCGGTGCTGGACCAGCAGATCGCGAGCGCGTACCAGCAGATGCAGGACGCGGTTCAGGACGGGCGGCTCGACGTCGGCGCGGTGGAGAACACGGTCGTGGCTCCGCTCAAGGAGCAGCGTGCCGCGACGATCGGGACCATCGCCGACGCGATCGAACGGGCCGGGGAGCGGCCCGAGGGACTCGACGACCTCGCGGCCTGCACCCTGCGCACCTCCGGCACCCAGGACGGCGGCGGGGAGACCGGTCAGGAGCAGGCCGACCAGGAGCAGAGCCCGCAGGGGGACGGGCAGCAGGAACCCCAGCAGGACGCCGACGGCGGAGGCCAGGCCGGCAACGGCCCCGTGGCCGCGGACTACGCGGACATCACCACCGTGCAGAGCGACGCGCGAAAGCCCCGTGGGGCGGCGGACGCCGCACGCGGCAGCTTCGCCTCCAGCTGCGGAGTGAACGAGGGCGGTCTGTTCAACTCGGACAACGTGATCGTCGCCCCCGGCGTCACCAACGGAGCCCACCACTTCCACGACTACATCGGCAACCAGGCCAACAACGCCTTCGCCAGCGACCAGGACCTGGCGAACGGTGACACGAGCTGCGCCGACAAGGGCGACAAGTCCACCTACTACTGGCCCGTGCTGCGCCTGCAGGACGGCAGCCGGGAGCGGGACGCCGACGCCCCCGGCGGCGGGACCGAGGGCAACGCGGGCCGGATCGTGACGCCGAAGCAGGTGACGCTGTCCTTCGAGGGCAGTCCGCGCGGCAAGGTGACGGAGATGCCGCGCTTCCTGCGCATCATCACCGGAGACGCCAAGGCGTTCGTCAACGGCCCCGCCAACGCCAACGCGTCCTGGTCCTGCACCGGTTTCGAGGACCGGCAGCTGAAGGACAAGTACCCGCTCTGCCCCGGAGGCAGCGACGTGGTGCGCACCTTCAGGTTCCAGAGCTGCTGGGACGGCCGGAACGCCGACAGCGCCAACCACCGTACGCACGTGGCGTTCGCCGGCGCCGACGGCAACTGCCCGGACGGATTCCGGGCGATCCCGCAACTCGTGCAGCGCATCGTCTACGGCGTCGACGCCCCGAGCCTGGACGACGGGGGTGCGACCACCCCGCTGTTCGCGGTGGACTCCTTCCCCGAACAACTGCACAAGCCGGGCACGGACCACGGCGACTTCATCAACGTCTTCGACGACGACCTGATGCGCCGGATGGTCGACTGCATCAACAGCGGCCGTCAGTGCGGGCCCGGGGCCGACCAGGGCTCGAAGTCCGGCGAGCAGCCGGAGAAACCGCGGGAGCCGCAGGAGCCTGAAGGGAGGCCGACGCAGACCTCGGGCGGGCGGCCCGGAGGCGGCGCCGGCAAGGGCGCGGGCCGGACCGACGACGACGGCGCGAACGGGGCGGGCGTGGGCGACGCCGGGGGCGAGAAGTCCGCGGAGCCGACGGGCGGTGCGGTGGAACCGAAGGCCGACACCTCGGACGCGGCCGAGCGGAGTGCCACGGGTGGCGCGTCCACGAGCGCGACCGGTACCGGGGGCGGCGGCGAGGTGGGCACGCCCGCCTACACGCCGGTTCCCGGCGGAAACGGCCAGGCGGCCGGTGCGCAGACCGAACCGCAGGCCGTCAGGGGCAGCCTGGCCGAGACCGGCGCCCGGTTGTGGCCCGCGGCCGCCGGGGCGGTGCTCGTGACCGCGGGCATCGTGCTGCTGCGCCGGATCAGGCACGGCGCCGTCTGA
- a CDS encoding L,D-transpeptidase family protein codes for MRKGGALRTAAVVAAGGALAMSLTACGDPGHRRAAGHGGQAEHAPGRDVPPRRVPGIGDRMWHRVPAGSRQVVAVYGAGPDSPDSTVELFTEHGSRWERTASWPAHNGRKGWTTDHHEGDQRTPVGVFTLSDAGGVLEDPGARLPYTRSAAFQAPRYWTKNAWHDFDYVIAVDFNRVKGTPPNDPTRPEGQSRGGGIWLHMDHGSGTSACVTLSKSAMRYLLRSLDPRQHPVVVMGDTAELDA; via the coding sequence ATGCGAAAAGGCGGAGCGTTGCGGACGGCGGCCGTGGTGGCGGCCGGTGGGGCGCTGGCGATGTCGCTGACGGCGTGCGGCGACCCGGGCCACCGGCGCGCGGCCGGCCACGGCGGGCAGGCGGAGCACGCACCCGGACGCGACGTGCCCCCGCGGCGGGTGCCGGGCATCGGTGACCGGATGTGGCATCGGGTGCCGGCCGGGTCCCGCCAGGTGGTCGCGGTCTACGGCGCGGGCCCGGACTCCCCCGACTCGACGGTCGAGCTCTTCACCGAGCACGGCTCACGCTGGGAGCGGACGGCTTCGTGGCCGGCCCACAACGGCCGGAAGGGCTGGACGACGGACCATCACGAGGGCGACCAGCGCACCCCCGTGGGGGTGTTCACGCTGAGCGACGCCGGCGGCGTGCTCGAGGACCCCGGGGCCAGACTGCCGTACACCCGGTCCGCCGCGTTCCAGGCTCCCCGGTACTGGACGAAGAACGCCTGGCACGACTTCGACTACGTCATCGCCGTCGACTTCAACCGCGTCAAGGGAACGCCGCCCAACGACCCCACCCGGCCCGAAGGACAGTCCAGGGGCGGCGGCATCTGGCTGCACATGGACCACGGCAGCGGCACGTCCGCGTGCGTGACCCTGTCCAAGTCGGCGATGCGGTATCTGCTGCGCTCCCTCGATCCGCGTCAGCACCCGGTCGTGGTCATGGGGGACACGGCGGAACTCGACGCCTGA
- a CDS encoding ABC transporter ATP-binding protein has product MAEDTEERTTRGPGTVVALHEVGVRRFTTGQVILDGVDWTVRAGQHWALLGANGAGKTTLLRLLGALMHPTTGTVEVLGELLGRVDVRELRARIGHVTTAQRVPGELDAHTVVLTGHTGTVQPLWRMYDEEVRQRAHELLAELEIKDLADRPYGVCSGGQRARVLIARALMAEPALLLLDEPFNALDLPSREDLVEAMHRLAAGRPRLATVTVTHHLEELSPAVSHALLLREGRILSQGPVEDVLTGPWLTACFGRPIAVNRHEGRWWAYSGRQTPGSA; this is encoded by the coding sequence ATGGCCGAGGACACCGAGGAGCGAACGACGCGGGGGCCCGGTACCGTCGTCGCCCTCCACGAGGTGGGCGTCCGCCGCTTCACGACCGGGCAGGTGATCCTGGACGGCGTCGACTGGACGGTGCGGGCGGGACAGCACTGGGCGCTGCTGGGCGCCAACGGCGCCGGGAAGACCACGCTGCTGCGGCTGCTCGGCGCCCTGATGCACCCCACGACCGGCACCGTCGAGGTCCTCGGCGAGCTGCTGGGCCGCGTCGACGTGCGGGAACTGCGCGCGCGCATCGGGCACGTCACCACGGCGCAGCGCGTGCCCGGGGAACTCGACGCCCACACCGTCGTGCTGACCGGCCACACGGGCACGGTGCAGCCCCTGTGGCGGATGTACGACGAGGAGGTGCGGCAGCGCGCCCACGAACTGCTGGCCGAGCTGGAGATCAAGGACCTGGCCGACCGGCCGTACGGAGTCTGCTCGGGCGGGCAGCGGGCACGCGTCCTCATCGCCCGGGCCCTCATGGCCGAACCCGCGCTGCTGCTCCTCGACGAACCCTTCAACGCCCTTGACCTGCCGTCCCGCGAGGATCTGGTCGAGGCCATGCACCGGCTCGCGGCGGGACGGCCGCGGCTCGCCACGGTGACGGTCACCCACCACCTCGAGGAGTTGTCCCCCGCCGTCAGTCACGCCCTGCTGCTGCGCGAGGGACGCATCCTGTCCCAGGGGCCCGTCGAGGACGTGCTGACCGGGCCGTGGCTGACCGCGTGCTTCGGCCGCCCCATCGCGGTGAACCGGCACGAGGGCCGTTGGTGGGCCTATTCCGGGCGGCAGACCCCCGGGAGCGCATGA
- a CDS encoding ATP-binding protein: MESVLLGDDEPAPDTGVIGVAAALDGDAACIAEARHLAAEFLGRARTGHGLTVSDRALDLTQLVVSELVTNARKYASGPILMDLRIAGDAVDIAVWDSDPVLPVARAADPGRVGQHGLEIVMAVVERFEVRREPVGKRVIARISLLDAARP; this comes from the coding sequence ATGGAATCCGTCCTCCTCGGTGACGATGAGCCGGCGCCGGACACCGGCGTGATAGGCGTGGCGGCGGCCCTCGACGGCGACGCCGCGTGCATCGCGGAGGCCCGTCATCTCGCGGCCGAGTTCCTGGGACGGGCGCGGACCGGCCATGGGCTGACGGTCTCGGACCGTGCCCTGGACCTGACCCAGCTCGTGGTCAGCGAACTGGTCACCAACGCCCGCAAGTACGCCTCCGGCCCCATCCTGATGGACCTGCGGATCGCCGGGGACGCCGTGGACATCGCGGTCTGGGACAGCGATCCGGTGCTGCCCGTGGCCCGGGCCGCCGACCCGGGGCGGGTGGGCCAGCACGGTCTGGAGATCGTGATGGCCGTGGTGGAGCGGTTCGAGGTGCGGCGCGAGCCGGTGGGCAAGCGCGTCATCGCCCGCATCAGCCTGCTCGACGCCGCGCGCCCGTGA